The Nicotiana tomentosiformis chromosome 9, ASM39032v3, whole genome shotgun sequence genome contains the following window.
GTCATTACTTATTTTTGGGATTTTtgtagttttgatgatttcatgCTTACATCATTATGACGATTGCTTctcattataatatttttatttggtTAAAATGATCCATCTATCTTTTGCATGAATTATAAAAATGGAAGGAATTAATGATACACAAGCAattaacaaaaaagaaaagaagtaaaAAGAATTAACAAAAAACATAAATAAGATACCAGAATTGACCAAAAAACTATAGAATCTTAGATTGTTCTAGATTAGTTGATAGAATAATTGTTGTATAATTATATAATCTTGAACAATTCTTTTCTCAATGAAAAATCGAAAATCATATAAAtggatttaaaaaaaatactaaaaatatCATAACCATGATTTGAATTTTACACGTAAGAATCAAAACTATATTAAAGTATCTATAAAGTTGTGTGTTTacctcaaaaataaaatataaaaaacttTAGACGTAAAACAAATTTTGAACTTTATTTTTGCTACACTTGAATATTTTTTTGTGTCAAGAGAAACTTTTTATATATAACAAAAATATTCGTTTTGCACTATTGTGCAAAATAAGGTTTTGGCAAAAATATTGTTTGAACAATTTTGCCGACACCTAAATTCGCTTTTAATCTCATGAGCTAATTTTTGAAGCGAAATTAACTACTGTATTTATTTTGTTAGATAATAAAAATCTAGCAAATTCATAAATCAACAAGAAACAGCGTTTGGTAGTTGTCTGCCTGTAAGTTTATTTATTTTGCCGCCTCGATTCGTTGACCGTTCACATGGTCTCTGGATTGACCAAATTCTTCAtttaaatacttttttttttgtttcatttCGTTTATTTGTATGTTACAAGTGACTTCCTAGTAAAATTTACTATTTTAAAAAGACAATTTACTATTTGGCAGAGTAACGTGGTTGATTTTGCAAAGTAAAAGGAAACATccaatctttttttttcttcaaaaagcaAATTAGAAGAGTTGACGATTTCTAGATAATTGGAACTTCAAAATTTAAACAATCCATTATTTAGTTATGGAGCTTGGAGAGTTTTGACGAAGACATGTTTAACAATGAAAATGCAGAAGAAAGTTACGGAGATACAAAGAAGGACTAAGGTAACAGATAAAGAAGGAACAAGATTTCAATAAATCAAAAAGAATGATGTATTTATGAGGAGGTACAACAATCGTTAGCATTGGTATTATGAAGTGTCATGATGGAATTGTCATTTCGTGACTGACACAGCTgcaaaaaaaatctaaaaagcGTTGAGAAACTGCATATCCAATCATAAGAAGCCACGTGACACGTACATTAAATAAATATGACATACGTCGCATCGATTCTGAAGGAGGCATAATAATACCGGGGAAACGACGGCAAAATTTAAGCAATCCATTATTTGGTTAAGGAGTTTGGAGAGTTTGTATTTTAAATGGATTCAGAAGTTTCAGGAAAGATGAAACTAAACTTCAAATTCATTTGCCAACGTAAAATTAAATGGCTGTTCCCTGTTGACTTGATATTTTATACTGTTAGAATATAATAATGTTTGATCCaacatgaagtttaagaaaagatttttttttatcaCATATTAAAAGTACTATTATAACTTGTAATGCTAAATATACCATAGCATATTTAAGACTATAAGAATATATAAGAataaaatttaaagtataaattcaAGTAGttccaaatataaaaaaatatcatttttatacaaattaaaAAGCAAGGTATATGTCATATAAATTGGAAGGTAAAGAGCATCAATTTTGCTACTTTAGTGGCTAATGCAACTTATGTTAAAACATTCAGTAATGATTATATAGTCAtacattcaaaaaaaaaaaaaaaaaaaactatcacTCATGACTTGTCTGGCTTTTCAGTAAACTGTTGAAtttaaaaattcgaaaatgaTAATGCAATCTGCGGTGTTAAAATTTACATTTTGCATTTTTCAAAGTAAAATCTTTTGGTGTAATAACACTTTATCGTAGAAATGGCGTGGGTAGCCATTTTTTAACatggtatttagtttttatccaGTATTTTTAATATTGAGCAAAAATAGTCACTACTCTAATAAAATTAATACGATAAgatatttttaccctttctttatgagtgttgtgtaaatattaaggacatggtgtccttaacatttacactgcacacataaagttaaggacgccatgtccttaacatttacacagcacatatgaagttaaggacatgatattctaaagtttaacaacggaaggtgcaaatacatgacactttgtccttaatatttacacagcattcatgaagttaaggacaccatgcaCTTactatttacacaacactcataaagttaaggacactatatccttaacatttacgccgcacacatgaagttaaggacaccatatccttaatatttacactgcacatatgaagttaaggacacgaggtcctaaagtttaacaacaaaatgcgcaaatacaagttaaagacattatgtcattaacatttacactgcacacatgaagttaaggacgccatatccttaacatttacactgcacatatgaagttaaggacatgatgtcctaaagtttaacaacgaaaGATGCAAATACAAGAcattttgtccttaatatttacacagcattcatgaagttaaggacaccatgtccttaatatttacacagcacccATGTCTAGTACATGGGTATTTTCGTCCGAacaattaaaaatttatttagcACTCACTAAAAAGTAAATACATTTTAAATAGTGATTAGAGAGTAAAAATATATCTAATTAGTGGCTAACTATGCACCTCTCCCCACTTTATTAGCCTCGAACGCCACGTTCTTTTAACCTTTTTATGCGACAAATGCCATCATCATTAAGCAAAACCTTTAGTAGGACTTTATACATTATTCCTCCGGTCTAGGTTAAGTTATTATCTTATCTTTCGTACATCCATTAAGGAAATACGAACTCTTAGAAATAAAAAGatgtatttattaaattaattttaattaattattacctTGACACATTGAAATATGTAAATAAAggcaaatttttaaaaaataaaaataattacttcttgattatgtaaaagACATTTATTTTAGatcaaaataaaaagataaaattgtCAATTATTATGGATCGGAGAGAGTAACATTTTTCATGATCATATCAGACCGGGAAAATTTAGAAAAAGTATTGTTGAAAATTTGATGGATGCATTTGATCATAGAAAAGAATCTATGATAAAAATGAAACCACGTAGACGCATTTCGATTGATAATTTAGTAAAAAGACAGCGATTTTTCTCTTGAAAAAATTACAcattttcacaaaaaaaaaataaaaaaattatcgaTCGTGATAAGAGATTTTAGAAAGAGCTAATGGTCTTAGTCTACATTTGAATTAATTTGAACTTCTTTCATGTAGTGTCAAAGCCATATCTTAGTAAGAGTCACGATCCTTTCTTGCCTTAAGATTTTGCATTAGATCGCATTTTACCATGTGAGACTTTTAATTAAAAGTAAATTATCAAAATTTACCTAATGAAAATTAAACCTAAATTATTCACCCTCATATAAAAGTCAAATTAActcaaatttacaaaattcaacaagAATTAATTGCCTTTTTAAAAGGATTAACACATTTTCATGAAATACCATATTCATACACAAACCCTTTCTCGCTTTAAGATTTTGCATTAGATATTCATAAATTACGGGGCAGATCCAGCCCTTTGTTATTGGGTTCATTTTAGCGTGGATGGAGCACAAAATTTTATGAGTAAAAATTTCTTAAAATTACAACAAATAGTAAATATGAACTcacaactttaaaaatataataagtttAAAACTAAAAATCTTAGAAGTTGAATCAACAAGTTTTAAATCTTGTATTCGTCTATGATAATTTGTATTCTACCATGAGagactttcaaataaaaataaattaacaaaatttcacatataaaaaattaaaaccaATATATTTTACCTTTATATAGAAGTCAAATTTACTTAACTTTACAAAACTTCAACAAAGAATTACAATCTCAATTAAATCCCAACTAAGCACCCGTTTGACTATaagaaaatttttaatttttataaaaaatttagTGTTTGGTCATAAAAGTTTTCAATTTTACTTAAAgttgaatttcagaatttttcaaaaattttaaaaactccaaaactGTTTTTAAGTCACTCACAAAAATAAAACAGTACCGAATTATATTATgcacttaaattttcaattatcattttcacGAATTATTTTTAACTTTTTCCGAAATTTCACAATTCTATATATCCAAACGCCCATTAAATTATCCACAAAATGGTTTCCATATGGTGGGTCCCACTTCAACATGTCATGCCAACCCTTTCAATTATATGGGGCCCACCAACTTTTGACCTTAAATAACTCAATCAAACATTATTCAACAAaaccaaaacctcaaaattcttgGATTCTTAGAACTTGCAAAATTTCCAATGGCAAAAAAAGCAGTGTTAATCGGAATTAACTACCCAGGAACAAAAGCAGAACTGAAAGGCTGTATTAACGATGTTAAGCGAATGTACAGTTGTTTAATCAACCGTTTCGGATTTTCAGAGGATGATATTACTGTACTAATTGATACTGATGATTCTTACACACAACCAACTGGTCGGAACGTACGTAAGGCTTTGTCGGATCTTGTAGGATCTGCTGAAGAAGGTGATTCCTTGTTTGTTCATTATAGTGGACATGGGACTAGACTTCCAGCTGAAACTGGTGAAGAAGATGATACTGGTTATGATGAGTGTATTGTTCCTTGTGATATGAATCTTATTACAGGTATTTTACTTACTGTTTTTTGGATTTAAATCATGGGTTTGCtccaaaatttgatttttttgtgtttgtaTAATTTGTGGAGATTGAGAGCTTGATTGTggattttttttttgtgggggggggggggggggggatcttGAGAGGGGGAGATTTGGTTTTGTACTAAAATTTGCCGATGTGTGTGTGCAGAAGAGGATCAACCCTTAAAATTCTTAGCAGTGAACTCTGTAGTTCTGAAATTATGGGTTCGTAATCTaatttttgttaaaattttgtgattttttgcgcgcacacacacacatagGAGTTTGAGATCTTGAAATGGTGGATTTGATCTGTTTCTGATGACAATTCAGGTGGATCTGAGTTTCAGGGAAATTTGAGAAATTGGGAAATGGAACTTTATAAATGAGAAAAAATGTGTTATTGAAATTGTTGAATGGAGGATGAGAAAAAGTAGGCAAAAAAAGGGAATAAAGTTGGTGTTTAGAGGGATTAGCAGTTTAATACATTTAGATTTAGTAGCTTTACCATTGACTTGAAGAGAAAAATAGTAACTTTTTTCCACAAATTTACGGAAAGTGCAGGAATATCCAGGGAACTTCCCCCACTAGTTTGTCTGTTTATGATTTGTGGAGTAGGAATATTGGAATTAAGATATGCAAATGGTTCAATTGATCTGATATTGCCAACAATTCAGGTGGATCTGGATTTGGGGAAAAAATTCAAACTTGAGAAGGTGAATACTAGAAATAGAATTTTGGGTCCGGAGTGCTCAAAATTGTTGAATAAGGAATGAGTAAAACCGAAAAAGAGGGAATAAAGTTGGGGACAGTGAAGGAAAATCCACTGGTCAGTCAAACATTTACAAGAAAGTCATTTtccttccctttttttttttcctatcCTGCATTTTTCTGTGGAAACACACACTTTTACAACTCGTTCTATTCTATTTGAAGCTTTTACAACTCGTTCTATTCTATTGGAAACTGAAATCGTTCTTTACTCGCTACAAGTACTTCACTCTAGCTCTCTGGTTTTCTCCGTGCTTCAAAACCATGTGCTTCTTGGGAGAGGGAAGGTTGCGCCTAATATCACCCCAAATGCTGCTAATGTGGCTATTTAGCTATTTCTTTAGAAAGCTCCTACTAAGATGGGAAATTGCTCGATAAAACTACAAGTACCCAAGTAGAACGAAAAGAAAAACTCCTTTTCTCGTTGATTGAAAGCAGCAAAGGAGGAGCAGCAAAAACTTTTAAGGTTCTAGCGGATGAGCTCtctttgttttaaattttttctCATTTCTCATCAAGGTGCTTAATTTGCTGTTCTTTTTCTTAAACTTAACTAAGATCCCTAACTATGTTAGTTGCTTTGTTGAAAAGAATGCCTTACTCATTAACAAGCGGGAAAAaagttcccttttttagggattATGAAGATAAGAAGGATTTGAGGTCTAATCTTATAGAAATTCGTTTAGAGTCAGAGGGGTTTATGAAATGTCTTAGTTCATACAGCGGAAATGTGAACTCGAATATTCACCAATTTTTTTTCTCATCGCATACTTCATTCTTTCCATCCCCTTACAGATTTCCATCCTTATTTTCCCTTTTAGGAATATTTGAAAAGCTATTGATGTTTTCTTTGCCAATCCTAGTTCGATACAGGATATCCTATCGCTTTGTATCAGTTTTCATAGCTTTTGTTTTACTTTCTACTTCAGAGCCTTCAGATCTGGTGGTGAAAATGTATTGTCATTTGCAGAAACATAAGAAACTATAAACATTATTGTTAATATTATTGGCAAAAATAACATGCAATTGATCAACTGTTGGATTGGGTGTTTCACTGGTGATCagatgatgattttagagagcTTGTGGACAAAGTTCCTGAAGGTTGCCGGATCACAATTGTATCTGACTCATGCCACAGCGGCGGCCTCATTGACAAAGCTAAAGAGCAGATAGGGGAGAGCCACAAGCAAGGCGACGATGACAATGAAGGCCATGGATCTGGTTTTGGATTCAAGAAGTTCTTACGCCGAAGTGTTGAAGACGCATTTGAATCCCGGGGTATCCACATTCCACGCCGCCACAACCGACACGGGGAAGAAGAGGAGAGTTTTGCCGAGAGTAGCGTGATTGAGACAGAAGATGGGGATCAAGTCCATGTGAAGAACAAATCCTTGCCTCTTTCCACCCTCATTGAGATACTTAAGCAGAAAACAGGCAAAGATGACATTGATGTCGGGAAACTTAGGCCAACACTCTTTGATGTATTTGGCGAAGATGCAAGTCCTAAGGTCAAGAAATTCATGAAGGTCATTTTTAACAAACTACAGCATGGTAACGGGGAGGGTGAAAGTGGCGGTTTCTTGGGTATGGTTGGTAACTTGGCTCAAGAGTTTCTGAAACAGAAACTTGACGAAAATGATGAGAGCTATGCAAAACCTGCGATGGAAACACACGTTGAAGGCAAGCAAGAGGTTTATGCCGGTTCAGGAAGTAGAGGTCTTCCGGACAGTGGCATTCTCGTCAGTGGGTGCCAAACGGACCAAACATCTGCCGATGCTACACCTGCAGGTGGAGACTCTTATGGTGCTCTAAGCAACGCGATTCAGGAAATCCTGGCCGAATCAGACGGTCCAATCACCAATGAGGAAGTTGTTAGCAAGGCCAGAAAGAAGCTTCAGAAACAAGGCTACACACAACGCCCAGGCCTCTACTGCAGTGATCATCACGTTGACGCTCCTTTTGTGTGCTAATTCTGCAGTACGTTTTCAGGTTGCTGTCGAAACAAAAGTCTGGTGTTAAATGAGTGTTATAAAACAATATCCTTTGTTTATCTGTGTGGTTTATTTGTGCTAATGTTGCAGTAGCTCTTCAAATTTGGTCTTATGAGGTATTATAGAACGGTCCCTATCATTTGGATGtgtggtttattttattttttttgatttgGCCAGAAATAAGGTGTAAAAGATACGCGGTTTGTCTGTATTGTTGGGAAACTAACTCTGGGAGATTATTTTGTATACTGAATGTGGTATAATTTAAACAATATCTGAATTACTTATCCTGGAATATTTGCTCCCCCCCAAAAGAAAAGAAGTTGATTCTACAGAGTCAAAACTATTGATTCTACAACTGCAACTGATAGAAGCAAACCCAGAAATTTGCTGAAGGTCTATGGTGCTCGCGATTTATAGCATCCATTGTTGAATTAAGAATGAAATGATCAGAAGATAACTCAAATTAAATCATCATTTGACAGTAACTTTTGCAAGTTTATTCTTGAGCTTCAAGTAGATTACTTATCTTGATTTTCGAAAAGCCGGTAGCTACACTAATTTTTACAAGTATAAAATCATCATTTTACTATTAATCTTTCCCTCAAGGAAGAATGTATCTCACTTTCAAAAATGTCCAAGTAGTTTCAAAAGCTACAAATTTTTGCTTCCAACTAAAAGTACCTTTTTACCCGTCTTTAAAAACAAGCCTGTCCTGACATATATTGAAGttaaaattgaaaagttgaagttGAATTGCGTTTGGGCAGTTATAAGATTTTTGTGGACAAACTCATTTTGTGAATGAAATTGAAGATTGAAAAATATACTCTTGAAATGCATTTCCATACCAGAGTCTGAAAAATTATCTCCAAATTCAAATTTTGTTCTCAATTTTATAACTAAATGCAAACTTGCAAACTGAACATCTATATTTGCAAGTGCAATCCATAATCAAGCGCCAGACATTGATCGTAGAACAGCTTATATCACACCCAGTACGGATTTTCCCTGAAATCCTGGATCACCATGGGCAAAAAACAAGCAAAATGAAGACCATGACACACGGTAATACAGTGAGAAGAGAGCATGAAACCAAGCAAAATGGCTATTCCAAGTTACGACGAGACACCAAAAGCATGAAGCATGATTTTTCTCGCGTCTCTAGGACAAATCCTTGGACGATCCTATGCCCAACACAATATCACAATGCATGTAAGCAAAGTTACTCATGCTAGAACTAAAATATGGTTCAAACACTTGTATTTCAATCACATTTAACTAATCGACAAAGGACATTCTTCAAATTCTTGTACAAGTTTCAAAAAGCTATAGCAATAACTCCAGCTATGTCCATTCTGAAGCTTTATCCACTGGGAAAGGTAGAACTACCAAAGTAAAGCAACAAAGCCAGCTAATGGGTGACCTACTTTTGTTCCTTCTTTGCTTCAGCATCACTTGGCTTTGAAACTGGTTGAATTCTCTGGTAAGGTTTCCTTGTCAGTGTTTCGCCCCTTAAAGCTGCAACATATCTGTCATTCGTGTTCTCCTTTCTCTGCAGTTCACCGAGGTATTCTGCTAACCTCTCTTTATTAACTTGACCCATCATCTTTAGAAATACCAAACAATATATCAAGCAGTTTACCAGTCATAAGCAGAATTACTCAAAACTAAACAAGCCAATGAGACCAAACGAAACCATCTGAGCCGATACAATTTATCTTCTGTGAAGGTGAAGTCAAATAGTCAATTTGGTGCCAGATGATAACATAAACTTGTCACTCCGTTCCCCCAAACTCCCCTTCATAAAACAGTCaaagtaaataatatatataacaGGAAAAATCCCCACAAAAGCAAAGAGCTGCAAAAAGTATTTGCTATGGACTGATGGAGCAAGGAAAAGACCGAGCAAGATGGAGAAATAAACATTAAAGCTATTTGTAATTTCTAAACATCCTGCAATTTGTAAGAATAATATTTTAACAGTAACATCCCTTTCCCTTTGGTTCGCATAGATGGGCAGGTGGCCGATTTGACCAAAGGTGTAAACCAAAGTAATGCACAACTGCTCATGACTCGGGCTTTATTTTCAACAAAGACGAGACGTATATGGGCGTAAGAGAATGCTACAATTCATCTCACAGTCTATGGACTTCAAGGAGATTCTATCATTCAAAAGCAAATTAGAGAAAGAAAAAAGGTTGTTGCAATATGAAAAAGATTAGCATTTGGTAACTTTTAGCGATAGCTATCACCTAAAAGTCATCAGAGAAAGAAAAGGTACTGTCAAATAAACAAAATAATTGTGTTTTAACCGTGTTGTTAAAGGCTCACTTCATGTGCATTTAAACCTAAAAGTTAGGTTATCTAATTAATGGAAATGCATGTGTTGATAGTAAATTTTCCTGCATGtgccaatttttttttaatataatatttcctCATTTATGCCTTCATTAACTAAATCCATGCTTAATTACACTTTTCAATTAAAGCCCTAGCAGATATCAACGATGTTTTTGCTTTTGAAAATACTAGATGCAGTAAAATAATTTTCATAGGTAAAATGAAGTTTTAGTTTCTAACTGCACCAAATAGGAGCAAAATATATACAGCGAAAGATTCAGATCATCCCTTAATCTCGAGGAGTCTATGAAGTCCGCAAAAGAATTTCATCACAAGCAAAAGCCACATTACACCAATAGTTTAAGTACACGCACCTAGATTTAAAGCAAATATTAGCTGCCTTGCTTAAAGAACTTAGTAGTTCCTTTCTTTTCAAGTTCCAAATTCCAAAAGTATAAGCTGGTATTCTTCTCCATATGTCTATTTTCCTTCTTAATTCTCTGTCCTTGCCAACATTCTGGTGCTGCTCTTACTGACCCCGGCATGGTCCATGTCAGTCCAAACTCCAAAATATGTTTAGGGAACAGACATCACACCTTCCAAATTAGATGCAGCCAAATAGTAGGTACTAGGAGGATTCTAGATTCTCATACTCAAAACACACCTGTTGCGCAAATTAAATTTCCATCTCTATAAGTTATCCTGTGAGAGGTAGGCCTCATATACAACCTACTAAAAACATGATGCACATCCCCTCTGATCTACATAAGGTTTAGTAGTAGGATTTAACAGAGAATGCATCATTTTTATTAAGAGTCCATCTTAGACAGATGTTCCCTACATGTTTCAATTCCTCCATTTTGCATATCAATCTAGAAACCACGTAAAATTTCCAATCATATTTGTTATGAAATTGGTTCCCCATCCATTCGCTCTCCTGCACTTTTCATTGGTTGCATTCTTATCTGGTCCAGTGCAATAGTGTATAGGTTTGGGAAATCCAATCATAAAGGCTCTTCTGCACCCCATTTATCCTACCACAACATGATTTTTCTGCTGTCCCAATTATGTTCACTTTATAAGTTGATCCCAGTTGTTCATTAACCTTCTAAGTACAACCCAGTAAGGGTGGTTACTGCTCCAAAAACCCTTCATTCCATATTTAATTTTGATAGCTTCCTCCCACAAATAGCCTTGATCATTCTCAAACCACCATAATCATTTAAACAGGAAGCTCTTATTCAAACACATCAGATTAAATTGAATCCTTTTTCGACATCCCTTTGTAGACATCTTCACTACATGAAATTGACTATAGTGAAACTGCTAATGCTATTATTTCTGTAATTCAATAAAACAAAAGGAAAGATCTTCACCAGGTGAAGTTAAAAAGAACTACCTTTTCAATTGGCCAAGAAGTCAATCATGCAAAAGCTATAATACCTTATAAGGAGAAATCCGGTGGATAAAATCTGATAAAGTTAGGGCTCAATGAAATTTATGCTTTTCATGCTACTAAAACTCCCTTGCCCAATTCATTCAACATTATTTCGTTTGAAACATTTAAAAAATGCTTTATAGCTAATAATAACTTTTTGTATGATAGcggtgtccgggccagcttgcgcCCATCTCAACTATTCCAACTATTCCACCAGGCACCAAGGCAATATTTCCGAAACGATCATAATGGAGGAAGTTACAATACATATGGAGCACACAGTATTAACACTATCAATAGGCGAAGAGGAAGAATATTTCCGTACAAACATAACTGCATAAGGTACAACACATATGAAGCACAAAACTGATCTCGTAAGTATTATTTAacattactattattattattattaggcaaaAAAGAGGAAGACATACAAGGGTATCAGGGCGAGCGTTTTGACGGAGCTTAGCTTCAAGTTCAGGACTACGAGAATTAGTCGCCGACATAACGCAGAATCCAATAATCCCCGGAACGACGCCGCAAACGGTGGCGAATCCGATGAAAAACGGCTTCGAATCCCTCGTTTGCCTCACTAGCCACCTCCATGTCCCGCTCTTCTCCCACAGAATCGACATCAGTGATTTTCTGATTTCTCGCACCCGCTTTCGCTCTCTTAAGCTGCTTTCTTCTATTTTCTAGAACATCGATTGGGAAAATGAAATACTAATGAAATTTAGATTATGCTTTGCACCCCCAAAAGTTTTGTTTAAATGCAATTACTAACACTAAAGTCGTTCAAAATTACGAGCTAGAGATTCGAACTTtgagaaaaaaacaaaaaagatccATATATTTGGAATTTCATCTAAAAAGATCCCTAATAAAGTATGGCGTAGAAGATattatacctgttaatcgggctGGGCTGACCCGTTTACAGCCCGGTTTCAGTCCCGGGTCAGTCCGGTATTGTAGCGTGGGGGCGGGTTGGGACGGATTTCAAACGAACAGTTTTTTGATATcggtgcaccggaacccgctaagcccgttaactggtttttaacgggctacagcccggttcagtcttttttttttgggaccgttgccaacggtcaaattcaaatattgtaaattatcctactattgcaaatggtttagttcatattactgaaatttctcttttactacataatttggagaagaaagaaggatatacttctattgttgaatctatgctagataagtttaaaaaatatttctactcaattcccccatatttacctaattggtgctattttaaatCCTTCTATCAAAATGAtcacttgtcgccaattaatcacttgttttatattcttatatggatattggaccaactgaaactcctgatattgacacttgtatttctgatctacacaaacatttagaaacattatataattattatgctaacattgttgatgcttcttctgttgtagatgcaaatattccttcttCTGTAGCAACCTTTGGGAATTCTAGTATGCTTCAAAGATTGGATAAGATCAAAACAGCGAAATCAAGGGCGTGccgaggtagatgaagcggaggaccaagaaattggagatataatggtttatggttctgattcatccaatgccggaaaccaagaacctcacGTTGATATGGATGAACTTATAAAAATGATGcaaaagcatgtgatgtactattttttttttttttttttttgtaattgctGTAAACTTTTAAGTTGCAagctcaaaaataacaaaatcaaaaaagaacttgcaacttaatttgaagtattatatattattcaataaaaatatcaaatga
Protein-coding sequences here:
- the LOC104118505 gene encoding uncharacterized protein; this translates as MSILWEKSGTWRWLVRQTRDSKPFFIGFATVCGVVPGIIGFCVMSATNSRSPELEAKLRQNARPDTLMMGQVNKERLAEYLGELQRKENTNDRYVAALRGETLTRKPYQRIQPVSKPSDAEAKKEQK
- the LOC104118506 gene encoding metacaspase-4-like, which translates into the protein MAKKAVLIGINYPGTKAELKGCINDVKRMYSCLINRFGFSEDDITVLIDTDDSYTQPTGRNVRKALSDLVGSAEEGDSLFVHYSGHGTRLPAETGEEDDTGYDECIVPCDMNLITDDDFRELVDKVPEGCRITIVSDSCHSGGLIDKAKEQIGESHKQGDDDNEGHGSGFGFKKFLRRSVEDAFESRGIHIPRRHNRHGEEEESFAESSVIETEDGDQVHVKNKSLPLSTLIEILKQKTGKDDIDVGKLRPTLFDVFGEDASPKVKKFMKVIFNKLQHGNGEGESGGFLGMVGNLAQEFLKQKLDENDESYAKPAMETHVEGKQEVYAGSGSRGLPDSGILVSGCQTDQTSADATPAGGDSYGALSNAIQEILAESDGPITNEEVVSKARKKLQKQGYTQRPGLYCSDHHVDAPFVC